In Candidatus Sericytochromatia bacterium, the DNA window CTCCCATCCACCACAAGGTCACACTGTTCAGCAACAGCAGCAGTGCAACCGCTCCCAAGGCAGCCGCCAAGGCGAGCCAGAATCGTTCCAGCACGAGACCGCTGTAGGCCAATCCGAGAAACGCACCGGGGAGCGTCATGGCATCAAAGATGAGCATGGTGTCCCAATCGATCCAGAAAATGGCCACAAGCAAACCCACGAAGAGGAATAACCATAGGGACTGCCAACTCCAGGCAAAGTGCCAGTAGGTTGCCAGAAACAAGCCGCCCGTGAGGGCCTCCGTGACGGGATACCGCCAGGAGATCGGAGCCCGACAATCCGCACATCGTCCCTGCAGCCACAGGAAGCCAAGAATGGGAATGTTGTGCCAGGGTCGAATGGCCGCGTGGCAGTTCGGGCAGTGCGAGGACGGAAACACGACCGACTGGCCCTGAGGCAGCCGACACACCACCACATTCAAGAACGAGCCCACCATCGCGCCAAACACGAACGCGAGCCAGGCTCCCACCCACCAATCTTGCATCAAGAGGGCCATATCCCGTTCAAACCTGTCCGTCCCGGCCCATCGGCCAAGGTCTCGTCGACATCATTCCAGATAACGCGTCCACGGAGCATTTACCCGCGCACCAGCATGATATGCGCGGAGCGAGGCTTCCC includes these proteins:
- a CDS encoding prepilin peptidase: MQDWWVGAWLAFVFGAMVGSFLNVVVCRLPQGQSVVFPSSHCPNCHAAIRPWHNIPILGFLWLQGRCADCRAPISWRYPVTEALTGGLFLATYWHFAWSWQSLWLFLFVGLLVAIFWIDWDTMLIFDAMTLPGAFLGLAYSGLVLERFWLALAAALGAVALLLLLNSVTLWWMGVDGVGEGDMTLVAMLGAWLGVEGCVVALGTALCVASLMGLAVVYAGWGRERRWQPWGLALIASCAIYALTAYVTALPAGIAYGWLGAHLAPTIWCALLLASLFMGGATGWLYMRLTAQTPSLVMPFGPALVLGALVALFCGEPVWSSVRTWLWLS